ATAACCAAGGGCCTCCGACGGTAACGGGCGATCAGTCACGGATGTCTACCGCGCGTCGAACCCTGCTCGTCGTCCTCGTCGCCGCCGCGGGCGGTCTCGCCCTCGCCACCGGAGCGGCGGTGATCGACGGGCCGACGGACTCGCTCGCCGAGGAGCGCCTCGCGGTCCAACCCGCTGAGGGTCCGAACGGCGCGTACGCCTATTTAAATAACGACGACGAGATCGTCGTCGACGTCTCGGCGTCGAACCCCAAACTCCCGACCGACTTCGAGGGCGTCAACCCCGGAAGTCTCGCCGCGGCCGAGGGCGTCTTCACGATCACCTACACCGCCGACGAGCGCGCCCGCGTCTGGATCGAACACCCGGAGGCGAACGTCACCTTCGTCGCCGACGGCGCGTCGATCGAGGGGGAGGCGAACAACGTCACCCTCGGTCCGACGAGACGGTCGCGGTCGGCCTCGACGTGGACGCGCGCGGCGCCGTTGCGGGTACCCAACTCGGCGGCGACGACTTCGACATCCGGGCCGAGGTCGCGGAGCCGGAGTCGGTCTCGACCGCGGACGACGACGGCGGGGGCGGCGCCGCCACCGTCGTCCGGCGTCCCGCTCCCGACCGGCGGGAGTTCGAGGGGCGCGGTCTCTCCGCCGGCGGGAGCGTCACCTTCGACGCGGAACGGATGGCGATCGTCGGCGGCGACGTCACCCTCGACCGCGTGCGAATCGAGGGGACGCGCGGCGGGGACGTCGGCTTCGGGACCGTCGGCCGGCCGGACCCGTTCGCGTCGGCCGGGGAACTGAACGACTCCCGGGGCGCGGCGCCGAACGGCTACTTCGAGTTCGACCACTCGTTCACCGACGAGGCGGTCTCCCGCGTCCGGTTCTCCGTCAGCGTCGACCGCGACTACCTGAACGAGACCGGCGGGGATCCCGAGGACCTCTCGCTGTACCGCCGGGCGGCGTCGGAGCCGGACGGCTGGGAGCGGCTGGAGACGGAGCGCGTCGACCCGGCGGTCCGCCGGCTGCTGAACCTCCCGGAGGACCGAGTCCACGTCACGGCGTCGACCGACGAGTTCTCGGTGTTCGCCGTGGCGACAGAGCGGTCCCGCATCCGCGCGACGTCCGCCGCGCTCGACCGCGAGGCCGTCGACCCGGGCGAGCCGGTCGTCGTCCGCGCGACGGTCGCGAACGGGGGCGGCAGCGACGGCGCGCGCGACCTGACGCTCACCGCCGACGGCGAGGCGGTCGCGACCGAGCGGGTCGAACTCGACCCGGACGAGACCGCCGCCCTCGCGCTCGAAGCGACGTTCGACGAGCCGGGGTCGTACGACATCGCGGTCGACGCGGCTCCCGCCGGGACGCTCGTCGTCGGCGATCCGGCTGGCGACGGCGACGAGGGCGACGGCGCGTCCGTCGGGGACGGGACCGGCGGCGCGACGGCGCCCGACGACCCCGCGTCCGATCCGCCGACCGAGGAGCCGAGCGGGATCGACCCGTCGAACCTCGTCGGTCTCGCCGCGCTCGTCGCCATCGTCTTGGCGAGCGTCGCGCTCGTCCGGCGCATGCCGCGGTCGTGACGCCCGCTCGCGCCGGGTCCGGCGCCGGTCGCGCGAACAGCGCTCGACGTTATCACCGCTGGATCCCGAGACCATAGAGATTAACCGACCGTCGCGGAAGACACTCCCGTGACCGACCTCTCGTCGGAGGCCGACCGTTCGGTCCCGGACCGCGGCGGGAGCGACGGCTCCGTCCGCGACCGGGACGCGCGCGACCGGTCGGGGTACGCGGCGTTCGTCGACGAACTGGCCGCCCGCGCTCGCGTCCGCGACCTCCTCGCGCTTTTCGCCCCGCCGGTCGCCCTCCTCGCGGCGTTCGCGCTGCCGGACGCGACCCGGCGCTCGCTCGCGTTCGCCTACGCCGACCCCGACCCGCTGTCGGCGTTCACCGCCCACTACGTCCACCTCGGCGTCGACCACCTCCTCGGGAACCTCGCCGGGTACGCGCTCCTCGCCGGGGTCGGCTACGCGCTCGCGGTCCTGAGCGGGCGCCGGCGCCTCTTTTTCACCGCGTTCGCGACCTACCTCGGCGCCTTCCCGTTCGCGCTCTCTGCGCTGAACCTCGCCGTCCCGCGGGACGCGATCGGCTTCGGCTTCTCCGGGGTCAACATGGCGCTCGCCGGGCTGCTCCCGATCCTGTGGTACTGCTACGCCCGCGACCGGTTCGCGCCGGCCGCCTCGACCGCCGCCCTGCCCGCGGTCTTCTTCGCGCTCGTCGGGTGGATCGCGCTCCTGGCGCTGCCCGTCTCGACGTCGGGAGACGGGTTGGCGGGGCTGTCGATCGCCGTCGCCGGCGCGCTCCTCGCGGCGCTGTACGCGGCCAGCAGCGGGGTGCGGTTCCCGCGGCCGGTCCGGCGACACGCGAGGGCGGTCGCGTCGCGTCCCGGCTACGGGGACTTACTCGCCGTCGGCGCGGTGGTCGCGGTCGGCTACCCCGTCGTCGGCTTCCCGCCCGACCCCGCCGGCGGCGGGAGCGTCGTGAACCTCTACGTCCACCTGCTCGGGTTCTGTCTCGGGTTCATCGCCCCGTTCGCGCTGCTCGCCGGCGGCGCCTTCGACGACTAGGGCCGCCCGCAACCGTTCGGGCTCGCCTACACCCACGAACTTATTAGGACACGCCGCCCTTCAGCGATCGACGGCTACCTGACGCTCGCGCGACAGGAATTCCGGCGCGGCGGTGGCCGCTTCGGGGCCGTCTCCGAGCCGAGTCCGACACAATGTCCATCAAACGAACGCTGTCCGTGGCCCTTCAGGCGGCCGCGGTGCTGGTCGTCGTCTCGCTCGTCGTCGGACAGTTCCTCGGCCAGCCGATCCTCCTCAGCTACGTGGAGACCGGGAGCATGCAGCCGACGCTCGACCCCGGCGACGGGTTCGTAGCGATCCCGGCGCAGATCGCCGGCGGGATCGGGACGGGCGACGTCGTGACGTTCGACGCGCAAGAGATCCAGGGCGGCGGGCTGACGACCCACCGCGTCGTCGAGGAGACCGAGCGCGGCTATATCACCCGCGGGGACAACAACCCCTTCACCGACCAAGACGGGGGCGAACCGATCGTTCAGGACGCGGACGTCGTCGCGAAGGCGCTCCAGGTCGGTGGGAGCGTCGTCGTGATCCCCCACTTGGGAACCGCCGCAATGGGGTTCCAGTCCGCGCTCGACGCCGTTCAGACGCGGCTCGCGGTGACGTTCGGCGTCCGCTCGCTCCAGGGGACGCAGGGGCTTGCGTACATCGTTTTCGCGGTCTCGGTCGTCGCCTACGCGGTCGACTGGTACCTCAACGCCGGCTCCCGCGACCGCGACTCGCGGGACCGGTCGCGCGACGACGGCACCTCCGTGCTCGCGATCCTCGGCGTGCTGGCGCTGGTGCTGATGGCGACGGCCACCGCCGCGATGGTCGTCCCGGCCGGAACGCAGGAGTACGGCGTCGTGAGCGCCGAGTTCGAGTCCGAAAACCCGACCGTCATCGAGAGCGGCGCGAGTCAAGAGCTAGAGTACGTCGTCCCCAACGCCGGGCTGGTTCCGGTGTACGCGTACGTCACGCCAGCGAGTCCGGGCGTCGACGTCGACCCGCAGCGCCTCTCGGTCGGCAGCCGCGGCGAGGCGTCGACGACGGTGACCCTCTCGGCGCCCGACGAGACGGGGTACTACCGGCTGTTCGTCGCCGAACACCGCTACCTCGCGGTGTTGCCGCCCGGGGTCGTCGACGAGCTGTACGGCGTCCACCCCTGGGCGCCGCTCGTCGCGATCAACGGGCTGCTCGGCGGCGGTATCGTCGGTATCGGACTACTGCTGTTGCGCGGTGAACCGGCCCGGATCCGGTCGCGCGACTCCCGCGAGCGCCCCCCGCTCCACAGACGGCTCCTCCGCGAGTTCTACAAGTAACACATGTCTTCAGGCCCCAACGAACGTCGACTCCGACTCCGCGCCGTCCTGAACGAACAGTCCACCGCTATCCTCGTCGCCTGCCTCCTCCTCGCCGCGGTCGGCGCGGGGCTCGCGTACACGACGCACGTCGACCCCGGGACGGAGACGGAGACCCGGACGGTCTCCTCGCTGACCGTCGAGAGCGAGTACCGCCACAGCGCGACGGTGACGGAGCCGAACGCCGTCTTCCAGACGGGCGCGGTGCTCGACGGGCGCGACACGTACTTCGCGCGGATCGCCCCGGAGCTCGACGTGGACGTGGCGACGAGCTACGCGGCGTCGAGCGCCGAGAACGTGACCGTCGAGGTCGGCTCCACGCTCGTCGTCCGCAACGTCGGTGAAGGCGACGTCGTCTACTGGCGCGACACGGAGCCGCTCGCGTCGGAGACCGTCTCGAACGTCGCTCCGGGGGAGACGGTGAACGCCTCGTTCACGCTCAACAGCACGGCGATAGACCAGCGGACGGCGTCGATCGAAGAGCAGCTCGGCGCCTCGCCCGGCGAGACGGAGACGTTCGTCACGACCGAGGTCGCCGTCGACGGGTCGATCGGCGGCGTTCCCACGGCGACGACCCAGACGCTCGAGATGGCGCTCACCCACGGCGGCGCCACGTACGCCGTCGACGAGCCGGGCGTCCAGTCCGACACGACGCCCCGGACGGTACAGGAGACGGTCGAGCGGGAGTACGGCGCGCTCCGGTCGTTCGGCGGGCCGCTCCTCCTGCTCGCCGGGCTCGTCGGTGCCGGCGGAATCGGGTACGCGACGCGCGAGTACGACCTCGCGCTCACGTCCGCGGAGCGGGAGTACCTCTCGTACCGCGACGACCGCTCGGAGTTCGCGGAGTGGATCACGACGTTCCGGCTCCCGGCGTCGACCCACGAGCGCCCGACGGCCGAGGCGGAGTCGCTGCGCGACCTCGTCGACTTCGCGATAGATAACGACACCGGCGTCGTGGAAGACCCCCAGACCGGCGCGTTCCACGCCGTCTCCGGGGAGTTCGTCTACACCTACCGACCGCCCGCCCCGGCGACCGGCGACCACGGTGGAATCGCCGGCGACGACGGCCAAGCCGCCGCCGAGGCGGTCGACGACGAGGGGTCTGACGACGAGGCGGTCACCGACGCGGACTCGACGGCCGTCGCGTCGGCTCCGGGCTCGACCGCCGCGACCCCCTCGGCCGACGGCGACTCGCCGGACGAGGAGCGTGAGGCCGCCGACGTCGACGTGCCGGACGAGGCGGACGTCTGGGAGATGGACACCCGGCCGACGGACGCCGACGCGGGTGGCTCGGACGAGGGGGACGACGACCGGGCCTGACCGCCCCGGCCGCCGACGGCGACGACACCCTCGCCCCGCGCCGGGCGTCGCCGTCGCTCCCGGTGACTAGTCGGCGTCTACCTCCCCGCGAGCGCGATCCGATCAAAGAAGTCCGGCAGTTCGGTCGGCAGAGATTCGCGCCTCGTCTCCGACGCTCCGTTGGCGCCGTCTCTTACGCCGACGCCTCGTAGCCGGCGTCCTCGATGGCGGCCACGACGGCGTCGACGTCGACGTCGCCCTCGACGGTCGCGGTCCCCGACTCGTGGTCGGCGCTGGCCGACTCGACGCCCGGTAGCTCCCCGAGCGCGTCGGTCACGTTGTCCTCGCAGCCGGTACAAGACATGCCGTCGACATCTATCGT
The sequence above is a segment of the Halorubrum sp. 2020YC2 genome. Coding sequences within it:
- a CDS encoding heavy metal-associated domain-containing protein: MTTIDVDGMSCTGCEDNVTDALGELPGVESASADHESGTATVEGDVDVDAVVAAIEDAGYEASA
- a CDS encoding signal peptidase I → MSIKRTLSVALQAAAVLVVVSLVVGQFLGQPILLSYVETGSMQPTLDPGDGFVAIPAQIAGGIGTGDVVTFDAQEIQGGGLTTHRVVEETERGYITRGDNNPFTDQDGGEPIVQDADVVAKALQVGGSVVVIPHLGTAAMGFQSALDAVQTRLAVTFGVRSLQGTQGLAYIVFAVSVVAYAVDWYLNAGSRDRDSRDRSRDDGTSVLAILGVLALVLMATATAAMVVPAGTQEYGVVSAEFESENPTVIESGASQELEYVVPNAGLVPVYAYVTPASPGVDVDPQRLSVGSRGEASTTVTLSAPDETGYYRLFVAEHRYLAVLPPGVVDELYGVHPWAPLVAINGLLGGGIVGIGLLLLRGEPARIRSRDSRERPPLHRRLLREFYK
- a CDS encoding DUF5305 domain-containing protein, whose amino-acid sequence is MSSGPNERRLRLRAVLNEQSTAILVACLLLAAVGAGLAYTTHVDPGTETETRTVSSLTVESEYRHSATVTEPNAVFQTGAVLDGRDTYFARIAPELDVDVATSYAASSAENVTVEVGSTLVVRNVGEGDVVYWRDTEPLASETVSNVAPGETVNASFTLNSTAIDQRTASIEEQLGASPGETETFVTTEVAVDGSIGGVPTATTQTLEMALTHGGATYAVDEPGVQSDTTPRTVQETVEREYGALRSFGGPLLLLAGLVGAGGIGYATREYDLALTSAEREYLSYRDDRSEFAEWITTFRLPASTHERPTAEAESLRDLVDFAIDNDTGVVEDPQTGAFHAVSGEFVYTYRPPAPATGDHGGIAGDDGQAAAEAVDDEGSDDEAVTDADSTAVASAPGSTAATPSADGDSPDEEREAADVDVPDEADVWEMDTRPTDADAGGSDEGDDDRA